A single Montipora foliosa isolate CH-2021 chromosome 7, ASM3666993v2, whole genome shotgun sequence DNA region contains:
- the LOC138010297 gene encoding uncharacterized protein gives MVHCIIVDCSSNSRKDTAIGFFRIPSIVDKQGEEAEELSRERRERWILAISRDDIQWKNVLKNERVFGRHFESGKPAAAWDRFNNNWVPTLNLGKTKYRKVNHEAVEARAARSKERRKRSLERLEYEAAFKRQQLDASGLALENIDFGEDPSTEQNVGEENQASNLCSSCDHGDSMSCSVSQTDSCRVHSVQTENEDCQTTSSMSQTEEFEYMFSGSGYRPPTQDYFNTDEKVRFYTGLPSTEILLTVLDHVSTSITRRSQTISKFQEFIMVLMKLRLNIPFQELAYRFQVSLPTVSRLFSSWLTVMDSRLSPLIYWPDINQLWETMPMCFQQAFGKKVTVVIDCFEVFIDRPTNLLARPQTFSSYKHHNTIKVLIGITPQGTISFISRAWGGRTSDKYLTENCGLLDKLMPGDMIMADRGFTIAESVGLKQAKLVIPAFTKGKTQLDPVDVEKTRGIASIRIHVERVIGLLRHKYTILQSTLPTDFLICSESGPPDSKVPLIDRIIRVCSALVNLCPPIIPFD, from the coding sequence ATGGTTCACTGTATTATTGTCGATTGTTCAAGTAACAGCAGAAAAGACACGGCTATAGGTTTCTTCAGGATACCTTCTATTGTTGATAAGCAAGGAGAAGAAGCTGAAGAACTGAGCAGAGAGAGACGAGAAAGGTGGATTTTGGCGATAAGTCGCGACGATATACAATGGAAGAATGTACTGAAGAACGAAAGAGTTTTTGGAAGGCATTTTGAGTCAGGAAAACCGGCAGCAGCGTGGGATAGATTTAATAACAACTGGGTGCCAACCTTGAATCTTGGTAAAACTAAATATCGGAAAGTAAATCATGAAGCTGTCGAAGCGAGAGCTGCCCGATCAAAGGAGAGACGAAAGAGATCACTTGAACGCCTCGAGTATGAGGCTGCTTTTAAACGCCAACAGTTAGATGCTAGTGGATTGGCCCTCGAAAATATCGACTTTGGAGAGGATCCATCTACTGAACAAAATGTAGGAGAAGAAAATCAAGCGTCAAATCTGTGTTCGAGCTGTGATCATGGTGATTCCATGTCCTGCTCCGTAAGTCAAACCGACTCATGCCGCGTCCACAGCGTCCAGACTGAAAACGAAGATTGCCAGACTACATCTTCCATGTCACAAACTGAAGAGTTCGAGTACATGTTTTCGGGAAGTGGATACCGGCCTCCAACCCAAGATTATTTTAACACAGACGAGAAAGTTCGTTTTTATACTGGATTGCCTTCCACTGAAATTCTGTTGACTGTCTTGGACCACGTTTCTACAAGTATCACTCGCCGCAGTCAAACTATCAGCAAATTTCAGGAATTTATAATGGTTCTCATGAAGCTTCGACTTAATATTCCGTTTCAAGAACTGGCATACCGTTTCCAAGTATCGCTGCCAACAGTATCCAGATTATTTTCTTCGTGGTTGACTGTAATGGATTCTCGTTTGTCGCCACTCATTTACTGGCCAGATATAAATCAGCTATGGGAAACAATGCCAATGTGTTTCCAGCAAGCATTCGGCAAAAAAGTGACTGTGGTCATAGACTGCTTTGAAGTTTTTATTGATCGACCAACTAACCTTCTAGCACGGCCACAAACGTTTTCTTCTTACAAACACCACAATACAATAAAAGTATTGATTGGGATTACCCCACAAGGAACCATTTCCTTCATATCTCGAGCATGGGGAGGTAGAACCTCAGACAAATATTTGACTGAGAACTGTGGCTTACTGGACAAACTAATGCCTGGTGACATGATAATGGCAGATAGAGGGTTCACAATAGCAGAAAGTGTTGGGCTGAAGCAAGCTAAGCTGGTTATACCAGCATTCACTAAAGGCAAGACCCAGCTGGACCCTGTCGATGTTGAGAAGACAAGAGGCATCGCCAGCATCAGAATCCATGTGGAGAGAGTCATTGGTCTGCTACGCCATAAGTACACCATCTTACAGAGTACACTTCCCACTGACTTCCTCATATGTAGTGAGAGTGGACCACCAGACTCCAAAGTGCCATTAATTGACAGGATCATAAGGGTGTGTTCAGCACTTGTGAACTTGTGCCCTCCCattataccatttgattag